Proteins encoded within one genomic window of Haloferax volcanii DS2:
- a CDS encoding ribbon-helix-helix protein, CopG family yields MVTNRVTVSLDEDAQSALDGLAGRTDKAQSELVREALVFYAANFEAATTDAGPNLEAYHQMLSSGEHVLLDVDFLHTFLDYVEGDDGEPAPEFLDAIDRVAAFHAHEYRDRFESLAELLDWLSFCGFLTVRASEGDTFHVVFPTESVKWFMSRFIALSTEQSPFDIEVEEGVSKVLLTEVR; encoded by the coding sequence ATGGTCACGAATCGCGTCACGGTGTCGCTCGACGAGGACGCTCAGTCGGCGCTCGACGGGCTCGCCGGCCGGACCGACAAGGCCCAAAGCGAACTCGTCCGCGAGGCGCTCGTCTTCTACGCGGCCAACTTCGAGGCGGCGACGACCGACGCCGGGCCGAACCTCGAAGCCTACCACCAGATGCTGTCGAGCGGCGAGCACGTCCTTCTCGACGTGGACTTCCTGCACACGTTTCTCGACTACGTGGAGGGCGACGACGGCGAGCCGGCTCCCGAGTTTCTCGACGCCATCGACCGGGTCGCGGCGTTCCACGCCCACGAGTATCGCGACCGATTCGAGTCGCTGGCTGAACTCCTCGACTGGCTGTCGTTCTGCGGCTTTCTCACGGTCCGCGCCTCCGAGGGCGACACCTTCCACGTCGTCTTTCCCACCGAGTCCGTCAAGTGGTTTATGTCGCGGTTCATCGCGCTCAGCACCGAGCAGTCCCCGTTCGATATCGAGGTCGAAGAGGGCGTCTCGAAGGTGCTTCTCACCGAGGTCCGGTGA
- a CDS encoding zinc ribbon domain-containing protein, with translation MKKRAVKRPLLAALLSSFVAGLGQLYLRRWKRAFAWAAVFLGVGSLSGPDAVAMYLQGAGDFWSAAPLFVVTLLATLDAYVVARVQNRASKRSESRDGRVCPNCRRAADPSLAFCQWCATELGSVPGSGAEADVDAAEGGTRT, from the coding sequence ATGAAAAAACGCGCAGTCAAGCGCCCGCTTCTCGCCGCGCTCCTCTCGTCGTTCGTCGCGGGGCTCGGACAGTTGTATCTCCGCCGTTGGAAGCGCGCGTTCGCGTGGGCTGCCGTCTTCCTTGGCGTCGGCTCTCTGAGCGGTCCCGACGCGGTTGCGATGTACTTGCAGGGCGCGGGCGACTTCTGGAGCGCCGCGCCGCTGTTCGTCGTTACCCTCCTCGCCACTCTCGACGCGTACGTGGTTGCGCGCGTCCAGAACCGCGCGTCGAAGCGGTCCGAGAGCCGCGACGGCCGGGTCTGTCCGAACTGTCGCCGCGCCGCCGACCCGTCGCTTGCGTTCTGTCAGTGGTGTGCGACCGAACTCGGTTCGGTCCCCGGTTCCGGGGCCGAGGCCGACGTTGACGCCGCCGAAGGGGGGACTCGAACGTGA
- a CDS encoding Nramp family divalent metal transporter, producing MNFIERLKSIGPGAMVAAAFIGPGTVTTASVTGARFGYALVWTIAFSIVATIVLQEMSARLGLVSREGLGEALRGQFDSPALSGLSIALVVSAIGVGTAAYETGNILGGAAGLEGLTGISANLWGPAMGLVAGVLLWSGKYKLIEKALVGLVSIMAVSFLIDAILIGPDLGALARGFIPSVPEGSAFLITGLIGTTVVGYNLFLHAGSVQERWAGPEELNESRADTVLSIVLGGFITISILVTAAAAFPVGTNIQNVSTMAEQLEPLVGTQAKVFFGIGLFAAGFTSATTAPLAGAYATAGALGWDTDLQSTKFRAVWGSILLVGIVFSAVGYSPVQAIVFAQVANGVLLPIVAVFLIYVMNDRDILGSYANSTLQNVVGGLVTLVVVWLGLRTLYTVATDMGVF from the coding sequence ATGAACTTCATCGAACGTCTGAAATCTATCGGTCCGGGCGCGATGGTCGCCGCCGCGTTCATCGGTCCCGGAACGGTCACGACCGCGAGCGTGACGGGCGCGCGATTCGGCTACGCGCTCGTCTGGACGATTGCCTTCTCGATAGTCGCCACTATCGTGCTGCAGGAGATGAGCGCCCGACTCGGCCTCGTCTCCCGCGAGGGCCTCGGGGAGGCGCTCCGGGGGCAGTTCGACAGCCCCGCGCTGTCGGGACTGAGTATCGCCCTCGTCGTGAGCGCCATCGGCGTCGGCACGGCCGCCTACGAGACCGGAAACATCCTCGGCGGCGCGGCCGGACTGGAGGGGCTGACCGGCATCAGCGCCAACCTCTGGGGGCCCGCGATGGGTCTCGTCGCCGGCGTCCTCCTGTGGTCCGGGAAGTACAAACTCATCGAGAAAGCGCTGGTCGGCCTCGTCTCCATCATGGCCGTCTCCTTCCTCATCGACGCCATCCTCATCGGCCCCGACCTCGGCGCGCTCGCCCGCGGGTTCATCCCGAGCGTCCCGGAGGGGTCGGCGTTCCTCATCACCGGCCTCATCGGGACGACCGTCGTCGGCTACAACCTCTTTCTCCACGCCGGGAGCGTCCAAGAGCGGTGGGCCGGCCCCGAGGAGTTGAACGAGTCGCGGGCCGACACGGTTCTGTCTATCGTCCTCGGCGGCTTCATCACCATCTCGATTCTCGTCACCGCCGCGGCGGCGTTCCCCGTCGGGACGAACATCCAGAACGTGAGCACGATGGCCGAACAGCTCGAACCGCTCGTCGGCACGCAGGCGAAGGTGTTCTTCGGCATCGGGCTGTTCGCCGCGGGCTTCACCAGCGCGACGACCGCCCCGCTGGCCGGCGCGTACGCGACGGCGGGGGCGCTCGGCTGGGACACCGACCTCCAGTCCACGAAGTTCCGCGCCGTCTGGGGCTCGATTCTGCTCGTCGGCATCGTCTTCTCCGCGGTCGGATACAGCCCCGTGCAGGCCATCGTCTTCGCGCAGGTCGCCAACGGCGTCCTGCTTCCCATCGTCGCCGTCTTCCTCATCTACGTGATGAACGACCGCGACATCCTCGGGTCGTACGCCAACTCCACGCTCCAGAACGTCGTCGGCGGGCTGGTGACGCTCGTCGTCGTCTGGCTCGGCCTCCGAACGCTCTATACGGTCGCGACCGATATGGGGGTGTTCTGA
- a CDS encoding ABC transporter substrate-binding protein, protein MADNDDCRSGPTRRDYVKFGGTVLGGGLLAGCAGGGSDATTTTSDAVSTTETDTEEATETSDGSYSVSMAPVGEVEFDAVPERALTYYPVSADAAVAFGHGDAITGIGYDKELFGNTVDYYYDALDGVEFEWEKLGRVTPASNPNALDRELFYELDSDVHFLDPCLLRSPSFDWTEGEVASIAADVGPWFGNYYSRTNADPPEPCRDRYEHYTLWEYLGHIAAVFREEERYRAFRSLRDDLVARIRADLPPASERPSLAVVADTGGTFWPYDFTGDGYLWAHLRPFGMQNAFATTDAQTGSDGSYDYEVMVETAPDVVLRYWGTALRDTFRSNRDEVLSNPLADEVPAFRDGRYYPSGNGMQGPIMNLFQLEMTAKQLFPERFGAWPGYGDGESYPEIPEAERLFDRERVTDIVAGEF, encoded by the coding sequence ATGGCAGACAACGATGACTGTCGGTCCGGGCCGACTCGCCGGGACTACGTGAAGTTCGGCGGGACGGTCCTCGGCGGGGGACTCCTCGCGGGTTGTGCGGGCGGGGGTTCCGACGCGACGACCACTACTTCTGACGCCGTCTCGACGACTGAGACGGATACCGAAGAAGCGACTGAGACGAGCGACGGGTCGTACTCGGTGTCGATGGCCCCGGTCGGTGAGGTCGAGTTCGACGCCGTGCCGGAACGCGCTCTGACTTACTACCCGGTCTCGGCCGACGCGGCGGTCGCCTTCGGCCACGGCGACGCCATTACCGGCATCGGTTACGACAAGGAGCTGTTCGGCAACACGGTCGACTACTACTACGACGCGCTCGACGGCGTGGAGTTCGAGTGGGAGAAACTCGGCCGCGTTACGCCGGCGTCGAACCCGAACGCCCTCGACAGAGAGCTGTTTTACGAACTGGACAGCGACGTGCACTTCCTCGACCCGTGTCTGCTCCGGAGTCCCTCGTTCGACTGGACCGAAGGCGAGGTGGCGTCAATCGCGGCCGACGTGGGTCCGTGGTTCGGCAACTATTACAGCCGGACGAACGCCGACCCGCCCGAGCCTTGCCGCGACCGCTACGAGCACTATACGCTCTGGGAGTACCTCGGCCACATCGCGGCGGTGTTCCGAGAGGAAGAGCGCTACCGGGCGTTCAGGTCCCTCCGGGACGACCTCGTCGCCCGGATACGGGCCGACCTCCCACCGGCGTCCGAGCGCCCGTCGCTCGCGGTCGTCGCCGACACCGGCGGGACGTTCTGGCCGTACGACTTCACGGGGGACGGCTACCTCTGGGCGCACCTCCGCCCGTTCGGGATGCAGAACGCGTTTGCGACGACAGACGCCCAGACCGGGTCGGACGGTTCGTACGATTACGAGGTGATGGTCGAGACCGCGCCCGACGTGGTCCTCCGGTACTGGGGGACCGCGCTCAGAGACACCTTCCGCTCGAACCGCGACGAGGTGCTTTCGAACCCCCTCGCGGACGAGGTGCCCGCGTTCCGCGACGGCCGGTACTACCCGTCCGGCAACGGGATGCAGGGCCCGATTATGAACCTGTTCCAGTTGGAGATGACCGCCAAACAGCTCTTCCCCGAGCGGTTCGGCGCGTGGCCCGGCTACGGCGACGGCGAGTCGTACCCCGAGATTCCCGAGGCTGAACGGCTGTTCGACCGCGAGCGCGTCACCGACATCGTCGCCGGCGAGTTCTGA
- a CDS encoding TetR/AcrR family transcriptional regulator: MTQDGRAEELEPAKRRIMEATYRALQKHGYGNLTIQHIADEFENSKTLLYYHYDGKDELLVDFLDYVLTQFLNSLPRGDRTPKEELETLVDTLLPETLSEEAYRLQLSMFELRVNAPHDEGCREEYRHVDAELTELLRDILVRGVEAGEFDVNDPEAEAELFLSILTGTRARRLTVFKPDESIEPLRAAIQSHIDRISA; this comes from the coding sequence ATGACGCAGGACGGTCGCGCCGAGGAGTTGGAGCCGGCGAAGCGACGCATCATGGAGGCGACGTACAGGGCGCTACAAAAACACGGCTACGGCAACCTGACGATACAACACATCGCCGACGAGTTCGAGAACAGCAAGACGCTCCTGTACTACCATTACGACGGGAAAGACGAGCTGTTGGTCGACTTCCTCGACTACGTCCTCACGCAGTTTCTGAACAGCCTCCCTCGGGGGGACCGCACGCCCAAAGAGGAACTCGAAACGCTCGTCGACACGCTCCTCCCCGAGACGCTCTCCGAGGAGGCCTACCGGCTCCAACTGTCCATGTTCGAACTCCGGGTGAACGCCCCGCACGACGAGGGCTGTCGCGAGGAGTACCGCCACGTCGACGCCGAGCTCACGGAGCTGCTGCGGGACATCCTCGTCCGCGGCGTCGAGGCGGGCGAGTTCGACGTCAACGACCCAGAGGCCGAGGCCGAACTGTTTCTCTCGATTCTAACTGGGACGCGCGCCCGCCGGCTGACGGTGTTCAAACCCGACGAGTCAATCGAACCGCTCCGAGCGGCCATCCAGTCGCACATCGACCGCATCTCGGCGTAG
- a CDS encoding response regulator, producing the protein MTTSESPRVVYADDDAALLDLGETYLRKLSSFEVTTCSDPRVAFDIVRDSDIDCVVSDYDMPAMTGVELLETVREDHGSLPLILFTGKGSEEVASDAISAGVTDYLQKQPSSEQYELLVNRIENSVSEHRATRRAERYETVLEALGYPVYVVDERGRFEYVNDAFVDHGGSEVTVTVGRTHDGFYVEDDGDGLPDDRSPEECFEAGGSEHRDGGLTRRRRLNF; encoded by the coding sequence ATGACGACCTCGGAATCCCCTCGCGTCGTCTACGCCGACGACGACGCGGCGCTCTTGGACCTCGGCGAGACGTACCTTCGAAAGCTCTCTTCGTTCGAGGTGACGACGTGCTCGGACCCGAGGGTCGCGTTCGATATCGTTCGTGATTCCGATATCGACTGCGTGGTCAGCGACTACGACATGCCGGCGATGACCGGGGTCGAACTCCTCGAAACGGTTCGCGAGGACCACGGTTCGCTTCCCCTCATCCTCTTTACCGGCAAGGGGAGCGAGGAAGTCGCGAGCGACGCCATCTCCGCGGGCGTCACCGACTACCTCCAGAAACAGCCCTCCTCCGAGCAGTACGAACTGCTCGTCAACCGCATCGAAAACAGCGTCTCCGAACACCGGGCGACCCGCCGGGCGGAGCGCTACGAAACCGTTCTCGAAGCGCTCGGCTACCCGGTGTACGTCGTCGACGAGCGCGGCCGCTTCGAGTACGTCAACGACGCGTTCGTCGACCACGGCGGCTCCGAGGTAACGGTGACCGTCGGTCGGACCCACGACGGCTTTTACGTCGAGGACGACGGCGACGGCCTTCCCGACGACCGCTCGCCAGAGGAGTGCTTCGAAGCCGGCGGGAGCGAGCACCGCGACGGCGGACTGACCCGTCGCCGTCGTCTCAATTTCTAA